The following proteins come from a genomic window of Thiothrix unzii:
- a CDS encoding translocation/assembly module TamB domain-containing protein yields the protein MKRWLHYLLIHPLAVILLLLLFTLVGAALLAVSGGGTRLLVSTLQRVVPDLVLEGVDGALINHLNVQRAQWHDAGSQIEMQGVALQHEMDLGSRLTLRIVSMQVDKLVIHLSPATPSATSSVFAPPTVSLPFNINAENVSVKTLEIWQGDVPLAFRDVHLKGTTRAGALHLDTLQAQFHDANGKTDLTVQGDLELRKPHALDLKLAVDSASKAWGTGTSTLQLVGDWQHYTVNANADWQYAHYPRYQGSLQGDGTLSALQVARLQLNGKAGDVTVSGALDWKDALRWDATLTGTKLNPEIFSKDMPGSLNVALTSQGQWAAGKPQLTLDVTQLQGRLREYPVEAKGKAAWDGKQLQLEKVTAQVGNNQLQAEGGVGEVLDLRWKIDANNLANAWKGLEGSLKGAGTLQGTLAKPQLQADLKGNKLRYQDYRLGAVDAQISQSGDVYTLKADAQDFRSGDTLLKTLKLDGKGTLENHTVSAQLVHAEGKAEFAATGAWQNQQWRGTVQNLALRNTAAGDWTMASAVKLEASATAFNSSEICLVSRGSRACGKPTWSPQQGVTLTGKVQQIPLLMLRPWLPEGLNPDGSVSADYHFEQRGGKPVANANVRLSDGSITLRGEKGKPETVRYSNARADLTLNDRQLEGKAQADLSGYGTLRADGGLTLSPQDGNHRINARLAATLPDIAWLERFSSQIEQLQGNITADLQITGALSKPNVAGTVRLANGQVHLPEAGVTLEAINAVMQASGSDRATLTGSLRAGQGVLNANGTLSLADLARWRADVSLQGDNLKLMDTHEVQAWFSPRLQFQVSPGSVAVTGDVVIPQATVNLREIPPSASVRSSDVIIVGRRAAPRPTGVLVKDAPLDIQPNVSITLGDKVKFNGFGLDARLEGKLRVLRTRQDIVAEGVLSVVDGVYKAYGQNLAIERGRLLFNGALDNPGLDVRAVREVDGGDIKVGMALAGTVRKPESTLFSSPQQTQSDTLSYLLTGRAMSGLSGDQSSLLVDAVTQLGVAGGESLVQQLGGSLGLDDVGLNSKSGDISQSELSLGKRLGPRLYVRYIVSLFDSLQRVALTYQVNKRLQVEVKSGIHQSVDLIYKIDTNKGPLGR from the coding sequence GTGAAGCGTTGGTTGCACTATCTGTTGATTCACCCCTTGGCGGTGATACTGCTGTTGTTGCTATTTACGTTGGTGGGCGCGGCATTGCTGGCAGTTTCTGGGGGCGGTACGCGCTTGTTAGTCAGTACCTTGCAGCGGGTTGTGCCGGATTTGGTATTGGAAGGCGTGGATGGCGCATTAATCAATCACCTCAATGTACAACGGGCGCAATGGCACGACGCAGGTTCGCAAATCGAGATGCAAGGTGTCGCCCTGCAACACGAAATGGATTTAGGTTCACGCTTAACCTTACGCATCGTGAGTATGCAGGTGGATAAGCTAGTGATTCACTTATCACCCGCAACTCCTTCCGCCACCTCGTCCGTATTTGCCCCGCCAACGGTGTCGTTACCTTTCAATATCAATGCTGAAAACGTCAGTGTTAAAACCCTCGAAATCTGGCAGGGCGATGTGCCGTTGGCTTTTCGCGATGTGCACTTGAAAGGTACTACCCGCGCTGGCGCATTGCATCTGGACACCTTGCAAGCGCAATTCCACGACGCTAACGGCAAGACAGATCTGACGGTGCAAGGCGATTTGGAGTTGCGTAAACCGCACGCGCTGGATTTGAAACTGGCGGTGGATTCCGCCAGCAAAGCGTGGGGCACGGGAACCAGCACCCTGCAACTGGTTGGCGATTGGCAACATTACACCGTCAATGCTAATGCTGATTGGCAATACGCACATTACCCGCGTTATCAGGGCAGTTTACAGGGCGACGGCACGCTCAGTGCGTTGCAAGTAGCGCGGCTACAACTCAATGGCAAAGCCGGGGATGTCACCGTTTCCGGTGCGCTGGACTGGAAAGACGCGTTACGTTGGGATGCAACTCTTACCGGCACCAAACTCAACCCGGAAATTTTTAGTAAAGATATGCCCGGCAGCCTCAATGTGGCGTTGACCTCACAAGGCCAGTGGGCAGCAGGCAAGCCGCAACTCACCTTAGACGTAACCCAGCTACAAGGCCGTTTGCGCGAATACCCGGTAGAAGCCAAAGGCAAAGCCGCGTGGGATGGCAAGCAACTGCAATTGGAAAAAGTCACCGCGCAAGTGGGCAATAACCAATTACAAGCCGAAGGCGGTGTGGGCGAGGTGCTGGATTTACGCTGGAAAATCGACGCAAACAACCTCGCGAATGCGTGGAAAGGGCTGGAAGGCAGTCTCAAAGGCGCGGGCACATTGCAAGGCACGCTGGCAAAACCGCAACTGCAAGCCGATTTAAAAGGCAATAAATTACGCTACCAAGATTACCGTCTGGGGGCGGTGGATGCGCAAATCAGTCAAAGCGGCGACGTGTATACTCTCAAAGCGGATGCGCAAGATTTCCGCAGTGGCGACACGCTGTTGAAAACCCTCAAGCTCGACGGCAAAGGTACGCTGGAAAATCACACCGTCAGTGCGCAATTGGTTCACGCCGAAGGCAAAGCCGAATTTGCCGCAACCGGTGCTTGGCAAAATCAACAATGGCGCGGCACGGTGCAAAATTTAGCATTGCGCAATACCGCCGCAGGCGATTGGACAATGGCAAGCGCGGTCAAGCTCGAAGCATCCGCAACAGCGTTTAATAGCTCTGAAATTTGTCTAGTGAGTCGTGGGTCACGCGCGTGCGGCAAGCCTACGTGGTCGCCTCAGCAGGGTGTGACCTTGACGGGTAAGGTGCAGCAAATCCCGCTACTGATGTTGCGCCCTTGGTTGCCGGAAGGTTTGAATCCTGACGGGTCGGTCAGTGCTGATTACCATTTTGAACAGCGCGGCGGTAAGCCAGTGGCGAACGCTAACGTGCGTTTATCCGATGGCAGCATCACCTTGCGTGGCGAAAAAGGTAAGCCTGAAACCGTGCGTTACAGCAATGCCCGTGCCGATTTAACCTTGAACGATCGGCAATTGGAAGGTAAAGCGCAGGCCGATCTCAGCGGTTATGGCACGCTGCGAGCCGATGGCGGGTTAACCTTGTCGCCGCAAGACGGTAATCATCGTATCAATGCGCGTTTGGCTGCGACTTTGCCGGATATTGCTTGGTTGGAACGCTTCTCGTCGCAAATTGAGCAGTTACAAGGCAATATCACGGCGGATTTGCAAATAACAGGTGCGCTCAGCAAGCCCAATGTGGCAGGTACGGTGCGTTTAGCCAACGGGCAGGTGCATTTGCCCGAAGCCGGGGTAACGTTAGAGGCGATTAATGCGGTGATGCAAGCCAGCGGCAGTGACCGTGCGACATTGACCGGTTCGCTGCGTGCAGGGCAGGGAGTGCTGAATGCCAATGGCACGCTGTCATTAGCCGATTTAGCGCGTTGGCGGGCAGACGTGAGCTTGCAAGGCGATAATCTGAAACTGATGGATACCCATGAAGTACAAGCATGGTTTTCGCCACGTTTACAGTTTCAGGTAAGTCCGGGCAGTGTGGCAGTGACGGGTGATGTGGTTATTCCGCAGGCAACAGTGAATTTGCGTGAAATTCCACCGTCAGCAAGTGTGCGTTCCAGTGACGTGATTATCGTCGGGCGGCGTGCGGCTCCTCGACCCACAGGTGTATTGGTGAAAGATGCGCCGCTGGATATTCAACCGAATGTCAGTATTACCTTGGGCGATAAGGTGAAATTCAACGGTTTTGGCCTAGATGCACGTTTGGAAGGCAAGTTACGGGTCTTGCGCACCCGTCAGGACATTGTGGCAGAGGGCGTGTTAAGCGTGGTTGATGGCGTGTACAAAGCTTATGGGCAAAACCTTGCGATTGAGCGCGGACGTTTACTGTTCAACGGTGCGTTGGATAATCCCGGCTTAGACGTGCGTGCGGTGCGCGAAGTCGATGGTGGCGATATTAAAGTCGGCATGGCCTTGGCGGGTACGGTGCGCAAACCGGAATCGACGCTATTTTCCAGCCCGCAACAAACCCAGAGTGATACCTTGAGTTACTTGTTGACTGGGCGTGCGATGTCAGGTCTCAGTGGTGATCAATCTTCCTTGTTGGTGGATGCGGTGACGCAACTTGGCGTGGCTGGTGGTGAAAGTTTAGTGCAGCAACTCGGCGGCAGTCTGGGTTTGGACGATGTGGGCTTGAACAGTAAAAGCGGTGATATTAGCCAAAGCGAGCTGTCTTTGGGCAAACGCTTGGGACCGCGTTTGTACGTGCGCTACATTGTGAGCTTGTTTGATTCGTTGCAGCGCGTGGCCTTGACGTATCAGGTGAATAAGCGATTGCAGGTGGAAGTGAAGTCGGGCATTCATCAGAGTGTCGATTTGATTTACAAAATTGACACCAATAAAGGCCCGCTTGGCCGTTAA
- a CDS encoding autotransporter assembly complex protein TamA, whose amino-acid sequence MKKIVWGLCLMGVAAPVSAAFFQQKADEQAEAKTESPVKVNVQGADEALAENLRALLPSLRALKCDSPTDRVARFIEASDEKLQEAAEAMGYYDARFNVTPVRQAQCLVLNVAVVPGEPVKVTDVKVQISGVGRDLPQFRELAAAPPYQVGDILIHQKYEDFKTSLNRTANSLGFFDAEYVTRTIEVNPDTRQAQVRIHFDTGKRYRVGKVAVQQDVLDGKHLQRFMRVRQGDTYDVEAIRKQQQLLEGGNYYSEVLVSSDYEKAVNGEVPIKIEAKRRKRYSYTGKVGYATDSGAHTEAGMDIHWVNAKGHKLNTRGSIGQTEQSVEATYKVPLWNPEHEYTSLAVGWRKSDSGDIESRATKVGLDYNRRNKSDWQQTVFINYLNETTQVKGEAATNAQLTLVGARVKKTKVDDTPFARNGWTLGAELQGAQQGVLSDQSLLQAKLQGKRLQTLSNNGKVIVQANLGTTLTDDLNEVPKSLRFFAGGANSVRGYGFESLGEKNADGEVIGGKHLLTSSVEYEHPLVDKWSAAAFVDAGNAFDDTSKLTMKVGAGFGVRWKSPLGPVRADLAVPKDDTSDVHFYFSLGPDL is encoded by the coding sequence ATGAAAAAAATAGTGTGGGGCTTGTGTTTGATGGGGGTAGCCGCGCCGGTTTCTGCGGCGTTTTTTCAACAAAAAGCGGATGAACAAGCCGAAGCCAAAACTGAATCGCCGGTAAAAGTTAACGTACAAGGCGCGGATGAGGCTTTGGCGGAAAATCTGCGGGCGTTATTGCCGTCATTACGCGCCCTGAAATGCGACTCCCCGACTGATCGGGTAGCGCGTTTTATTGAAGCCTCCGATGAAAAGTTGCAGGAAGCGGCCGAGGCAATGGGGTATTACGATGCGCGTTTTAACGTAACTCCGGTGCGGCAGGCGCAATGTTTGGTGTTAAATGTCGCGGTCGTGCCCGGTGAGCCGGTGAAAGTGACCGATGTTAAGGTGCAAATCAGCGGTGTGGGTAGAGATTTACCCCAGTTTCGCGAGTTAGCTGCCGCGCCGCCGTATCAGGTGGGCGATATATTGATTCACCAAAAATACGAAGATTTTAAAACCAGCCTGAATCGCACCGCGAATAGCTTGGGCTTTTTCGATGCCGAATATGTTACTCGCACTATTGAAGTGAACCCCGATACCCGTCAGGCACAGGTGCGCATCCATTTTGATACGGGCAAGCGTTACCGCGTTGGTAAGGTGGCGGTGCAACAAGACGTGCTGGATGGCAAGCATTTGCAGCGTTTTATGCGGGTGCGTCAAGGCGATACTTACGATGTAGAGGCGATTCGTAAACAACAACAATTGCTGGAAGGCGGTAATTATTACTCGGAAGTGCTGGTTAGCAGTGATTACGAAAAAGCAGTTAACGGCGAAGTGCCGATCAAGATCGAGGCCAAACGCCGCAAGCGTTACAGTTACACCGGAAAAGTAGGTTACGCCACCGACAGCGGAGCGCACACCGAAGCAGGCATGGATATTCACTGGGTCAACGCCAAGGGGCATAAACTCAATACACGCGGTAGCATTGGTCAAACCGAACAGTCGGTGGAGGCCACTTACAAAGTACCGCTGTGGAACCCGGAACACGAATACACCAGCCTTGCGGTCGGTTGGAGGAAAAGCGACAGCGGTGATATTGAAAGCCGTGCTACCAAAGTGGGATTGGATTACAACCGCCGTAATAAAAGCGATTGGCAGCAAACCGTTTTCATCAATTACCTCAACGAAACCACCCAAGTAAAAGGCGAAGCCGCGACCAATGCGCAATTAACCTTGGTCGGTGCACGAGTCAAGAAAACCAAAGTGGATGACACCCCGTTTGCCCGCAATGGCTGGACGCTGGGGGCAGAACTACAGGGGGCGCAACAAGGCGTGTTGAGCGATCAAAGCCTGCTGCAAGCCAAGTTACAAGGCAAACGCTTGCAAACCCTGAGCAATAACGGCAAAGTGATTGTGCAAGCCAATCTCGGCACGACCTTGACCGATGATTTGAATGAAGTGCCAAAGTCGTTACGTTTTTTCGCGGGCGGAGCTAATTCGGTGCGCGGTTATGGGTTCGAGTCTTTGGGTGAAAAAAATGCCGATGGTGAGGTTATTGGCGGTAAGCATTTGCTCACCAGCAGCGTGGAATACGAACATCCGCTGGTCGATAAGTGGAGTGCTGCCGCTTTCGTGGATGCGGGGAATGCGTTTGACGATACCAGTAAACTGACCATGAAAGTGGGGGCGGGTTTTGGGGTGCGTTGGAAATCACCGTTGGGGCCGGTTCGCGCTGACCTTGCCGTGCCGAAAGACGACACCAGTGACGTGCATTTTTACTTCAGTTTAGGGCCTGATTTGTGA
- the dacB gene encoding D-alanyl-D-alanine carboxypeptidase/D-alanyl-D-alanine endopeptidase: MLKTVFLSGLLSLFTCSAVFAADAPVVLPIPVTAPPQPAELTLIRQQHTTGLPDEIREWMQQNAIPEANLSAYIRDLNANGPLLAHNDSVPRNPASTMKLVTTWAALKLLGPAYTWKTESWLRGELNDGVLTGDLILKGYGDPFLTDEAFREMLHDLQLKGLKEIRGNLVVDNSYFNLPPQDPAAFDGEPSKVYNAPPSALMYNFQAVRFLLEPDALNKRVKVTPFPTIPGLQVDNQLKLSVGGCNKAHYKPGVRREGNVVKLVGSYATGCGQNFILRVLSSPEENVFHAFRDVWHSQGGVFNGQLQTGAVQQTDVRFHTHESRTLGEQIRFVNKWSNNVMARHLFLTTGARSGGEPATLEKARVAMSGVLEQAGINLDGMVVENGSGLSRQERISTRQLGQLLEAAWRDPYMPEFMASMPLLGEDGTLAQRFDGTELRGRSHMKTGTLKDSSAIAGYMLTRSGKRLVIALVHNGSEAGHGLQDALLKWAFEQ, encoded by the coding sequence ATGCTAAAAACTGTTTTTTTGTCTGGGCTACTGTCTTTGTTTACTTGCTCCGCTGTGTTCGCGGCTGACGCGCCCGTGGTGTTGCCGATTCCGGTAACTGCGCCGCCACAACCGGCAGAATTGACCCTGATTCGTCAGCAACACACCACCGGCTTGCCTGATGAAATTCGTGAATGGATGCAGCAAAACGCTATTCCAGAGGCGAATTTGAGCGCGTATATCCGCGATTTGAACGCTAATGGCCCGCTGTTGGCGCATAACGATAGCGTGCCGCGCAATCCCGCATCGACCATGAAATTAGTCACCACTTGGGCAGCGTTAAAATTGCTGGGGCCTGCGTATACTTGGAAAACCGAGAGCTGGTTGCGCGGTGAACTCAACGACGGGGTATTAACCGGCGATTTGATTCTCAAGGGTTACGGCGATCCGTTTTTGACCGATGAAGCGTTCCGCGAAATGCTGCACGATTTACAACTGAAAGGCTTGAAGGAGATTCGCGGTAACTTGGTGGTGGATAACAGCTACTTTAATTTACCCCCGCAAGACCCCGCTGCTTTTGATGGTGAGCCGTCCAAGGTGTATAACGCGCCGCCTTCTGCGTTGATGTATAACTTTCAGGCAGTACGTTTTTTGTTAGAGCCGGACGCGCTGAATAAACGTGTCAAGGTCACACCGTTTCCAACGATTCCCGGTTTACAGGTGGATAATCAACTGAAATTGTCGGTGGGTGGCTGCAATAAAGCGCATTACAAACCGGGCGTGCGCCGCGAAGGCAATGTGGTGAAACTGGTGGGTTCTTACGCCACAGGTTGCGGGCAGAATTTTATTTTGCGGGTATTGTCGTCGCCGGAGGAAAACGTGTTTCACGCTTTTCGGGACGTGTGGCATTCGCAAGGCGGGGTATTTAACGGGCAGTTGCAAACAGGTGCTGTGCAGCAAACTGATGTGCGCTTTCATACCCACGAGTCACGCACTCTCGGCGAACAAATCCGTTTTGTGAATAAATGGAGCAATAACGTGATGGCGCGGCATTTATTCTTAACGACGGGTGCGCGTAGCGGCGGAGAACCTGCTACGCTTGAGAAGGCGCGTGTCGCGATGAGCGGCGTATTAGAGCAGGCTGGAATCAATCTTGATGGCATGGTGGTTGAAAACGGCTCAGGATTGTCGCGTCAAGAACGCATTAGCACCCGTCAGTTGGGGCAGTTATTGGAAGCCGCGTGGCGTGACCCGTACATGCCGGAGTTTATGGCTTCGATGCCGCTGCTGGGTGAAGATGGTACGTTGGCTCAACGTTTTGACGGTACGGAATTGCGCGGGCGCAGCCACATGAAAACCGGCACGCTCAAAGACAGCAGCGCGATTGCGGGTTATATGTTGACCCGTTCTGGTAAGCGTCTGGTAATTGCCCTAGTACACAACGGCTCAGAAGCAGGGCATGGTTTACAAGATGCGCTGTTAAAGTGGGCATTTGAGCAATAA
- the tsaA gene encoding tRNA (N6-threonylcarbamoyladenosine(37)-N6)-methyltransferase TrmO: MLEPKPEITYSDLIFNPIGIISSPYKEKFGIPRQPGLVTEAQATLTLLPPYNQPETVRGLEQFSHVWVIFVFHATHDQGWKPTVRPPRLGGNARLGVFATRSTFRPNPLGLSVAKLSAIQVQGRTISLVLTGADLLDGTPVLDIKPYLPYADALSQASAGFAQETPPAMQAVSFSALASAQCEQQQARWQTNMRRLVEQILSQDPRPSYQQGQPQGRVYAMRLYDFDLRWHYTPAGIEVLELSSN; the protein is encoded by the coding sequence ATGTTGGAACCCAAACCCGAAATTACCTACAGCGATTTAATATTTAATCCCATCGGCATCATTTCCTCCCCCTACAAAGAAAAATTCGGTATCCCCCGTCAGCCGGGTTTAGTCACCGAAGCGCAAGCCACACTCACCCTATTGCCGCCCTATAATCAGCCAGAAACGGTGCGCGGTTTGGAGCAGTTTTCGCACGTTTGGGTGATTTTTGTGTTCCACGCTACCCACGATCAGGGTTGGAAACCGACAGTGCGTCCGCCGCGTTTGGGGGGTAATGCGCGGCTGGGGGTGTTTGCGACGCGCTCGACTTTTCGCCCGAATCCATTGGGGTTGTCGGTGGCGAAGTTATCCGCCATTCAGGTGCAGGGGCGTACTATCAGCTTGGTGTTGACAGGGGCGGATTTGCTGGATGGTACGCCGGTATTGGATATTAAACCGTACTTGCCGTATGCTGACGCGCTTTCGCAAGCCAGCGCAGGTTTTGCGCAAGAGACACCGCCAGCAATGCAAGCGGTGAGTTTTAGCGCGTTGGCGAGTGCGCAATGTGAGCAGCAGCAAGCCCGTTGGCAAACCAATATGCGCCGTTTAGTCGAGCAAATTTTAAGTCAAGATCCCCGGCCTTCTTACCAACAGGGGCAACCGCAAGGGCGGGTGTATGCGATGCGCTTGTACGACTTCGACCTGCGTTGGCATTACACCCCAGCGGGTATTGAAGTGCTGGAATTATCCTCCAACTAA
- a CDS encoding toxin-antitoxin system TumE family protein: MSESGDANSGLETLLLLHDEIFPMDNGWWTKIEAWQVVPNEHMPHGIRYSLTLHDRHNVRILGYDNAHGIKPQRKKYGAKRQTWDHKHQRKIVEPYEFESAAQLLEDFWQDVSEMMGEE; encoded by the coding sequence GTGAGTGAGTCGGGAGATGCTAATAGTGGTTTGGAAACCTTACTGTTATTGCATGATGAAATATTTCCTATGGATAACGGTTGGTGGACAAAAATAGAAGCTTGGCAAGTAGTTCCCAATGAGCATATGCCACACGGTATCCGTTATTCACTCACCTTGCATGACCGTCATAATGTCAGAATATTGGGCTATGACAATGCGCATGGAATAAAACCTCAGCGCAAAAAATACGGTGCTAAACGTCAAACTTGGGATCATAAGCACCAGCGTAAAATCGTTGAGCCTTATGAGTTTGAAAGTGCGGCGCAGCTTTTGGAGGATTTCTGGCAAGATGTCAGTGAGATGATGGGAGAAGAATGA
- a CDS encoding YdcF family protein has protein sequence MFLFKKLLTNSLMPLSLTVLLLVVGLLLLWFSRRQLLGKALVTMGVMLLLALGYGWGFSPALKTLEREYPPVVDASNLAGLKWVVVLGGGTSSDAALPLATRLSDASLARLVEGVRLYRQMPGAKLLVSGGSVFGYGSDADAMQALAIGLGVNPADIVLDMESPDTETQAKLIRTMVGNERVVLVTSASHMPRSIGLFERAGVGVLPAPTHYLAQDNTGFSPTDVFPSHKGFLEAQRVVHEELGMLWGRLRGQ, from the coding sequence ATGTTTCTTTTTAAAAAGTTGTTAACAAACAGTCTGATGCCATTAAGTTTGACGGTGCTGCTGTTGGTTGTTGGGCTGTTATTGCTGTGGTTTTCACGGCGGCAGCTCTTGGGTAAAGCGTTGGTGACAATGGGTGTTATGTTGTTGCTGGCGTTAGGTTATGGCTGGGGATTTTCTCCGGCACTTAAGACTTTAGAGCGCGAATATCCACCGGTCGTGGATGCCAGTAATTTGGCAGGGTTAAAGTGGGTAGTGGTTTTGGGTGGTGGCACGTCATCGGATGCTGCGTTACCGCTGGCGACGCGCTTGTCGGATGCATCCTTGGCGCGATTGGTGGAAGGGGTGCGGCTCTATCGGCAAATGCCGGGGGCAAAGTTATTGGTATCGGGCGGTAGTGTGTTTGGTTACGGTTCCGATGCTGATGCAATGCAGGCATTGGCGATTGGATTGGGGGTGAATCCAGCGGATATTGTACTGGATATGGAATCACCGGACACCGAAACGCAGGCAAAGCTGATTCGGACAATGGTGGGTAATGAACGGGTAGTATTAGTGACATCAGCATCACACATGCCGCGTTCGATAGGTTTGTTCGAGCGTGCGGGGGTTGGGGTATTGCCCGCGCCTACACATTATTTGGCGCAAGACAATACCGGATTTAGTCCCACTGACGTGTTCCCTTCACACAAAGGTTTTTTGGAGGCACAGCGAGTCGTCCATGAGGAATTGGGCATGTTATGGGGGCGGTTGCGTGGGCAATAA
- a CDS encoding HugZ family protein — protein MDKSPQQVLSHLLTHTQSLQLATLNAEGEPSISYAPFVQDETGGFVIFISGLATHTHDLLRHPTAAVLLIADEQATRQIFARTRVSYSCHASVIARDATEFPTLLDALQARFGEVVGVLRGLGDFVLFRLQPQVGRFVMGFGQAFVLGGEDLRELQPIGAGSL, from the coding sequence ATGGACAAATCCCCACAGCAGGTGTTAAGCCACTTGTTGACGCACACCCAAAGCCTGCAATTGGCTACGTTAAATGCCGAGGGCGAGCCAAGTATCAGTTACGCCCCGTTTGTGCAGGATGAAACGGGTGGTTTCGTGATTTTCATCAGCGGTTTGGCGACTCATACCCACGATTTGCTGCGTCATCCTACCGCTGCCGTGCTGCTGATTGCAGATGAGCAAGCGACCCGCCAAATTTTTGCCCGAACCCGCGTTTCCTACAGTTGTCACGCCAGCGTCATTGCGCGTGATGCGACGGAATTTCCGACACTGCTAGATGCGTTACAGGCGCGTTTCGGCGAAGTGGTCGGGGTATTGCGCGGCTTGGGAGATTTCGTGTTGTTTCGTTTGCAACCGCAGGTGGGACGCTTCGTGATGGGCTTTGGACAAGCGTTTGTGCTGGGTGGCGAAGATTTGCGCGAGTTACAGCCTATTGGCGCGGGAAGTTTGTAA
- a CDS encoding META domain-containing protein, whose product MVKNFLTSLVGQLLLVLLGLAVISACSLEANTKPHATLNLNGTQWQLKTLNGATINAERPLSISFDGNRMNGYAGCNSFFGSYNASRDGVFGTGAIGATKMACMGERDQLERDYLERLAQAKSYAVNRDQLQLLDAQRKVLLSFISAPATKRL is encoded by the coding sequence ATGGTAAAGAATTTTCTAACTTCATTGGTCGGGCAATTACTGCTGGTCTTATTAGGCTTGGCGGTGATTTCCGCGTGCAGCCTTGAAGCCAACACCAAACCGCACGCCACCTTAAATTTGAACGGCACACAATGGCAGTTAAAAACCCTTAACGGAGCAACGATCAATGCCGAACGCCCGCTTTCCATCAGTTTTGACGGCAATCGTATGAACGGTTACGCAGGCTGCAATAGTTTCTTTGGCAGTTACAACGCCAGCCGCGACGGGGTGTTTGGTACAGGAGCCATCGGCGCGACTAAAATGGCGTGCATGGGTGAGCGCGATCAACTGGAACGCGATTACTTGGAGCGTTTAGCGCAAGCCAAATCTTATGCGGTTAACCGTGATCAACTGCAATTACTGGACGCACAACGTAAAGTCTTGCTGTCATTTATCAGCGCACCAGCGACTAAACGCCTATGA
- a CDS encoding YfhL family 4Fe-4S dicluster ferredoxin yields the protein MALMITDECINCDVCEPECPNNAISAGDEIYVIDPKRCTECVGHYDEPQCVSVCPVDCIPLDPTHPETKDQLQLKYEKLMAES from the coding sequence ATGGCATTGATGATTACTGACGAGTGCATTAACTGTGATGTTTGCGAGCCGGAGTGCCCGAATAACGCAATTTCTGCGGGTGATGAGATTTATGTAATTGACCCTAAGCGTTGCACTGAATGCGTAGGGCACTACGACGAGCCACAGTGCGTGTCGGTGTGTCCGGTGGATTGCATTCCGCTTGACCCAACTCACCCTGAGACTAAAGACCAGCTTCAACTGAAATACGAAAAGCTGATGGCGGAAAGTTAA
- the coaD gene encoding pantetheine-phosphate adenylyltransferase: MEITAVYPGTFDPITKGHLDLIKRARNLCAHVVVGVASNPKKKPLFSLEERVAMIQQELLEQGLTDVRVAGFEGLLVDFARKQNAKVLIRGMRAVSDFEFEFQLASMNRSLAPEVESVFLMPGESFAFISSTLVKEVAILHGDVGRFVAPHVLKALQGRISHIRTERGIGQKTGEL; this comes from the coding sequence ATGGAAATTACCGCAGTCTATCCCGGAACGTTTGATCCCATTACCAAAGGTCATCTTGATCTCATTAAGCGTGCGCGTAATTTGTGTGCGCATGTCGTTGTGGGCGTGGCTTCCAATCCAAAAAAGAAACCGTTGTTTTCGTTGGAAGAACGGGTTGCTATGATTCAGCAGGAATTGCTTGAGCAAGGGCTGACGGATGTGCGTGTCGCCGGTTTTGAAGGTTTGCTGGTGGATTTTGCCCGCAAACAAAATGCGAAAGTGTTGATTCGCGGAATGCGGGCGGTGTCGGACTTTGAATTTGAATTTCAACTGGCGAGCATGAACCGTAGCCTTGCCCCGGAAGTGGAGTCGGTGTTCCTGATGCCCGGTGAAAGTTTCGCGTTTATTTCTTCCACATTGGTGAAGGAAGTTGCGATTTTACACGGCGATGTGGGGCGTTTTGTTGCACCGCACGTGTTGAAAGCCTTGCAGGGGCGGATTTCACACATCCGTACCGAACGTGGTATCGGGCAAAAAACTGGGGAATTGTAA